The following are encoded together in the Ictidomys tridecemlineatus isolate mIctTri1 chromosome X, mIctTri1.hap1, whole genome shotgun sequence genome:
- the LOC120890851 gene encoding integrator complex subunit 6-like, with the protein MANKADEFSGGPRPSPRPHKRRSTMSLMSVPEEGEGHSLWKDSTKTQGDDASASRVAPEETVQSDPTTVRGSLATSMAAGSVPFYPLASPPEASTGPSQGGLLLQASGDPFGAGFVSSGPSARDPEVPAMPMVAVVPDPFPQSIEEINVGIKHQLMKEVRQFGRKYEKIFKLLEEVRGPAEVKKQFVEFTIKEAARFKRRDLIKHLEKILEKTGSGN; encoded by the exons ATGGCTAACAAAGCAGATGAATTCTCGGGCGGACCTAGACCGAGTCCTAGACCACACAAGCGGAGGAGCACTATGTCCCTGATGTCAGTGCCGGAGGAAGGAGAGGGCCACTCCCTTTGGAAGGACTCCACCAAGACCCAGGGAGATG ATGCTTCTGCCAGCCGCGTTGCCCCTGAAGAGACAGTGCAAAGTGATCCCACCACAGTGAGAGGCTCCTTGGCCACAAGCATGGCAGCCGGCAGCGTCCCCTTCTATCCACTGGCTTCTCCACCCGAGGCCTCCACTGGTCCCAGCCAAGGGGGGCTGCTTCTCCAGGCCAGTGGGGACCCCTTTGGGGCAGGATTCGTGAGCAGTGGCCCCTCTGCACGTGACCCTGAAGTTCCTGCCATGCCCATGGTGGCGGTGGTGCCTGATCCATTTCCACAGAGTATTGAGGAAATCAACGTTGGTATCAAACATCAGCTCATGAAGGAAGTTCGACAGTTTGGACGAA AATACGAAAAGATCTTCAAGTTGCTTGAAGAAGTGCGAGGCCCTGCGGAAGTCAAGAAGCAGTTTGTTGAGTTTACCATCAAGGAAGCAGCAAG ATTTAAACGCCGTGACTTAATTAAGCACCTTGAGAAGATCCTGGAGAAAACGGGTTCTGGCAACTAA